The Buchnera aphidicola (Cinara curtihirsuta) genome includes a region encoding these proteins:
- a CDS encoding 1-(5-phosphoribosyl)-5-[(5-phosphoribosylamino)methylideneamino] imidazole-4-carboxamide isomerase → MIIPSLDFINGKIVRLYQGNYNNKIHYKMDIFQQIDHYIQQGATHIHLVDLDRCINPTNHQKHILKIVSHYSEIDFQIGGGIRSEKDIKDLFNSGVSKIVIGTSAILYPDDFKLWLDKYGCDNFILAVDIKTNNNNENKVAVNGWKNITKINLESVINDFISYGLKNILCTDISRDGTFLGPNINLYKSLKKKFPKIILQSSGGISSISDLYNLKKNNIEHVIIGRAFLEKKFTFLEAQKCWQKE, encoded by the coding sequence ATGATCATTCCATCACTAGATTTTATTAATGGTAAAATTGTTCGCTTATATCAAGGTAATTATAACAATAAAATTCATTATAAAATGGATATTTTTCAACAAATAGATCATTATATACAACAAGGGGCAACACATATACATTTAGTTGATTTAGATAGATGTATAAATCCAACGAATCATCAAAAACATATTTTAAAAATTGTTTCTCATTATAGTGAAATTGATTTTCAGATAGGTGGCGGAATTCGTTCTGAAAAAGATATTAAAGATTTGTTTAATTCTGGTGTCTCAAAAATAGTAATAGGAACGTCTGCTATTTTATATCCAGATGATTTTAAATTATGGTTAGATAAATATGGTTGTGATAATTTTATATTAGCTGTAGATATAAAAACAAATAATAATAATGAAAATAAGGTTGCAGTTAATGGTTGGAAAAATATCACAAAAATTAATTTAGAAAGTGTAATAAATGATTTTATTTCATATGGATTAAAAAATATTTTATGTACTGATATTTCAAGAGATGGAACTTTTTTAGGTCCTAATATAAATTTATATAAAAGTTTAAAAAAAAAATTTCCTAAAATTATATTACAATCTTCAGGTGGGATTAGTTCTATTTCTGATTTATATAATTTAAAAAAAAATAATATAGAACATGTTATTATAGGTCGTGCCTTTTTAGAAAAAAAATTCACTTTTTTGGAGGCTCAAAAATGTTGGCAAAAAGAATAA